One segment of Nostoc sp. UHCC 0302 DNA contains the following:
- a CDS encoding CopG family transcriptional regulator, giving the protein MNKQWAVKRITINLASTESEKLERYCAITGRPATDVIRELIRSLPITDVISA; this is encoded by the coding sequence ATGAACAAACAATGGGCTGTTAAACGAATCACAATAAATCTCGCATCAACTGAAAGCGAAAAACTTGAACGATATTGTGCAATTACGGGCAGACCAGCAACTGATGTGATTCGGGAGTTAATTCGCTCTTTGCCAATAACAGACGTTATCAGCGCCTGA
- a CDS encoding IS4 family transposase, protein MLPEFYETHLKRELGRTEYLLLKLLICLLQSIKTVSLEALATALPIPILFESRRKKLQRFLSLNYINVEEIWFPIIKSWLEINFPLNEVIYVVIDRTNWGCINLLMISVVWDKRSIPIYFELLDKLGSSNFDEQEAVFKKALPIFKDYKIVVLGDREFCSIKLANWLTEQKVYFCLRLKKDAFIEIEPEIWLQLRDLGLAPGLSFFYQGIKYTKSQGFVSFNLATKWKRKRFGVAPEEGWFILTNLDDLDSAIKAYKQRFDIEEMFRDFKSGGYNLEDTNVSGQRLISLILLISLAYTAATISGQKIKRMGVQKYVGRIKESGRTVRRHSSFYIGLYGSNWVDFMENSYELVAELMTLAPNKRKYYQQGERAMRLILSAF, encoded by the coding sequence ATATTACCAGAATTCTACGAGACACACCTCAAGCGAGAGCTTGGACGTACTGAATACTTATTACTAAAACTCCTTATCTGTTTATTACAATCTATTAAAACTGTTAGCCTTGAGGCGCTAGCGACTGCTTTACCAATACCAATACTATTTGAAAGTAGAAGGAAAAAACTTCAGCGATTTTTATCTTTAAATTACATCAATGTTGAAGAAATTTGGTTTCCAATTATCAAAAGCTGGCTAGAAATAAATTTTCCTTTAAATGAAGTTATTTATGTAGTTATAGATCGGACTAATTGGGGATGCATTAATCTATTAATGATTAGCGTGGTTTGGGACAAAAGGTCTATCCCAATATATTTTGAGCTATTAGACAAGTTAGGCTCAAGTAATTTTGATGAACAAGAAGCAGTATTTAAAAAAGCATTACCGATTTTCAAGGATTATAAAATTGTAGTGTTAGGAGACCGAGAATTTTGTTCAATAAAGTTGGCTAACTGGCTCACAGAGCAGAAAGTATATTTCTGCTTACGCTTAAAAAAGGACGCATTTATAGAAATAGAACCAGAAATTTGGCTGCAATTAAGAGATTTGGGTTTAGCACCTGGTCTTTCCTTCTTTTACCAAGGTATTAAATATACGAAATCTCAAGGGTTTGTTAGCTTTAATCTCGCTACTAAATGGAAACGGAAACGTTTTGGAGTTGCGCCGGAAGAGGGCTGGTTTATTCTGACTAATTTAGATGATTTAGATTCGGCTATTAAGGCTTATAAACAACGTTTTGATATTGAGGAAATGTTTAGAGATTTTAAAAGCGGTGGTTATAATTTAGAAGATACTAATGTATCAGGTCAAAGGCTAATTTCCCTAATATTATTAATCTCACTTGCATACACGGCTGCAACTATATCTGGTCAAAAAATTAAACGCATGGGTGTTCAAAAATATGTAGGCAGAATTAAAGAATCTGGGCGGACAGTTCGCCGTCATAGCAGTTTTTATATTGGATTATATGGGTCTAACTGGGTCGATTTCATGGAAAATTCTTATGAATTGGTGGCTGAGTTAATGACACTAGCTCCTAATAAGCGTAAGTATTATCAACAAGGAGAAAGGGCTATGAGGCTTATTTTATCTGCATTCTAG
- a CDS encoding IS4 family transposase, with product MPKAAKRNSDHAQKHNTPTIDNEAIASHLEELLTPAIFAQQKYYKQLGLRDRIINLSFMVAAVLTLLWRQVPGVQELTRLLAREDLLWCRSRIIAQQSLSERFLVFPSELFERVFKDLLPQLQLNWQRRLKRPLPDSVKFALLNFERIWIADGSTLEALFRKLKSLEDLKTGQLAGKICTVIDLVNRLPIEVWFHTNPAASETNFEAPLLKLLPAKTLILLDRGFYHFHFLQQLINQEVHFITRLKAKASIKYLKIFSYDHSVKDRLIQLGTVRRGAPVLTLRLIEIKVGKTSYSYITSVLDPQILPPYVVADLYRRRWRVEEAFYVVKRLLGLSYLWTGSINGVKLQVWATWLFYAVLVDLGDAVADELSLPFDRISLEMIFRGLYHFSVAYDKGKADDPIKYFAAKENQDLGVVKALRKPVSKLDLSPFPAPS from the coding sequence ATGCCCAAAGCTGCAAAACGAAACTCCGACCACGCGCAAAAGCATAATACTCCTACCATAGATAATGAAGCGATTGCGTCGCATTTAGAAGAGTTACTAACTCCAGCTATCTTTGCTCAACAAAAATACTATAAGCAGTTAGGTTTACGAGATAGAATTATCAACCTATCCTTCATGGTAGCAGCAGTATTAACTTTATTGTGGCGACAAGTTCCTGGAGTTCAAGAATTAACAAGGCTTTTAGCAAGAGAAGATTTATTGTGGTGTCGTTCTAGAATAATTGCTCAACAATCTCTTTCTGAAAGATTTTTAGTATTCCCATCTGAATTATTTGAGCGAGTATTTAAAGATTTACTACCTCAGTTACAACTTAATTGGCAACGACGGCTGAAGCGACCACTTCCTGATAGTGTTAAATTTGCACTTCTTAATTTTGAACGAATTTGGATAGCTGACGGGTCTACATTAGAAGCCTTATTCCGAAAGCTAAAAAGCCTAGAAGACTTGAAAACAGGTCAATTAGCAGGAAAGATTTGTACAGTTATTGATTTAGTCAATCGCTTACCTATTGAAGTTTGGTTTCACACTAATCCTGCTGCATCAGAAACTAACTTTGAAGCTCCATTGCTGAAACTACTACCTGCTAAAACTCTGATCTTACTTGATAGAGGTTTTTATCATTTCCACTTTTTACAACAACTCATTAACCAAGAAGTTCATTTTATTACTCGTTTAAAAGCCAAAGCATCTATTAAGTACTTAAAAATTTTCAGCTATGACCATTCAGTTAAAGACCGATTGATTCAACTTGGAACTGTTCGTCGTGGTGCACCAGTGCTTACTTTACGTTTAATAGAAATTAAGGTTGGTAAAACTAGCTATTCTTATATTACTTCTGTCCTCGACCCACAAATCTTACCTCCTTACGTTGTCGCAGATTTATATCGCCGAAGATGGAGAGTTGAAGAAGCTTTTTACGTGGTCAAGCGTTTATTGGGACTGTCATATTTATGGACTGGTTCTATTAATGGTGTGAAGTTACAAGTGTGGGCAACTTGGCTCTTTTATGCAGTATTGGTTGACTTGGGAGATGCGGTTGCAGACGAATTATCTTTGCCATTTGACCGCATTTCTTTAGAGATGATTTTTCGTGGTTTATATCATTTTAGTGTCGCCTATGATAAAGGTAAGGCGGATGACCCAATTAAGTACTTCGCTGCCAAAGAAAATCAAGATTTAGGAGTAGTTAAAGCCCTGCGAAAACCAGTCTCCAAGCTGGATTTATCGCCTTTTCCCGCACCCTCTTGA
- a CDS encoding response regulator transcription factor, whose product MESDKGRILVVDDEASIRRILETRLSMIGYNVVTASDGEEALSAFHVAAPDLIVLDVMMPKLDGYGVCQELRKQSDVPIIMLTALGDIADRITGLELGADDYMVKPFSPKELEARIASVLRRRDHKSSANTIPNFGIIRVGNLKIDMNKRQVHKNNERIRLTGMEFSLLELLVNNTGQVFSRLEMLQQVWGYVPGRNVDTRVVDVHISRLRTKIESDPNNPELILTARGRGYLFQRIIESEV is encoded by the coding sequence GTGGAAAGCGATAAAGGAAGGATTCTGGTAGTAGACGATGAAGCTAGCATTCGCCGGATTTTAGAGACACGACTTTCCATGATTGGCTACAATGTGGTCACAGCTAGTGATGGTGAAGAAGCTTTGTCAGCTTTTCATGTAGCCGCTCCTGACTTAATAGTTCTGGACGTAATGATGCCGAAGCTGGATGGCTACGGTGTATGTCAAGAATTACGTAAACAGTCAGATGTGCCAATTATTATGCTGACAGCCTTGGGAGATATCGCAGACCGAATCACTGGGCTAGAATTAGGCGCTGATGACTATATGGTAAAACCATTTTCTCCCAAGGAGTTAGAAGCAAGAATTGCTAGCGTACTACGACGACGCGACCACAAAAGCAGTGCCAATACGATTCCTAATTTTGGGATAATCCGTGTAGGCAATCTGAAAATCGATATGAATAAACGCCAAGTTCACAAAAACAATGAGCGGATTCGCCTGACTGGTATGGAGTTTAGTTTATTAGAATTGTTAGTAAACAACACTGGACAAGTCTTTTCCCGATTAGAAATGTTGCAACAAGTGTGGGGCTATGTACCAGGGCGTAATGTAGACACTCGTGTGGTAGATGTGCATATCTCGCGGCTGCGGACAAAGATAGAGTCCGACCCCAACAACCCAGAGTTGATTTTGACAGCGCGTGGTAGGGGTTATCTTTTCCAACGGATTATTGAATCAGAAGTCTAA
- a CDS encoding glycosyltransferase translates to MSQSRPTAPSRKLKITILTVGSRGDLQPYCALAIGLKRAGHEVTLATHENFASFVRQFDLKFAAIAGNMQEFLQSKQGQRLIAGEKLKPEEGDKLLLQQLESAWLACQESDVIIYTPLANWGYHIAEKLGVPCFFASCLPLTPTGMFGFLRFGQIAKNPLRKAINYSSYLLVEFLYWQRYRKLLNHFRTETLKLPPLPYLGSRFRQKTPANVSQIPVLYGFSPHVIPKPHDWPHWAYVTGFWFIDSSGDYKPPPELEDFLGRKQIPLCFGFGSMTMANPEYLTHYIVEALKKTHQGGIILSGWGNVGRTVHVKDSLRVFVIKEVPHDWLLPQVKAMVHHAGASTTAAVLRAGIPSVTLPFFADQPIWGEKLTRLGVSPPPIPYKKLSTETLAEAIEVVLSDEVMKKKAQELGQKIRGEDGVANAVKAFHRHLGLLQDE, encoded by the coding sequence TTGAGCCAAAGTAGACCTACTGCTCCAAGCCGAAAACTGAAGATTACGATACTAACAGTAGGTTCAAGGGGAGACTTGCAACCATACTGCGCTTTGGCTATTGGCTTGAAGCGTGCGGGGCATGAAGTAACGCTGGCAACGCATGAGAACTTTGCATCATTTGTTAGGCAGTTCGATTTAAAGTTTGCAGCGATCGCTGGAAATATGCAGGAGTTTCTGCAATCAAAACAAGGGCAGCGATTGATAGCGGGAGAAAAGTTGAAGCCAGAAGAAGGAGATAAACTTTTGCTTCAACAGTTGGAATCTGCTTGGTTAGCGTGTCAGGAAAGCGATGTAATTATCTACACGCCGCTAGCCAACTGGGGATATCATATAGCGGAGAAATTAGGCGTACCTTGTTTTTTTGCATCATGTCTGCCGTTGACTCCGACAGGGATGTTTGGGTTTTTAAGATTTGGTCAAATAGCTAAAAACCCATTAAGGAAAGCGATTAACTATAGCAGCTACTTGTTAGTAGAGTTTTTATATTGGCAAAGATATCGAAAACTGCTCAATCACTTCAGAACCGAAACTTTGAAATTGCCGCCCCTGCCATATTTGGGCAGTCGCTTTAGACAGAAGACTCCGGCAAATGTATCGCAAATCCCTGTACTGTATGGATTTAGCCCACACGTTATCCCAAAACCTCATGACTGGCCGCATTGGGCGTATGTGACAGGTTTCTGGTTTATTGACTCTTCAGGTGACTACAAACCACCACCGGAATTAGAAGATTTTTTAGGACGAAAGCAAATACCTTTGTGTTTTGGATTTGGCAGCATGACGATGGCTAATCCAGAATATCTTACACATTACATTGTAGAAGCCTTAAAGAAAACCCATCAAGGCGGCATCATCTTGTCAGGTTGGGGGAACGTTGGAAGAACGGTGCATGTAAAAGATTCGCTACGAGTGTTTGTGATTAAGGAAGTTCCCCATGACTGGCTTTTGCCCCAAGTGAAGGCAATGGTACATCACGCAGGTGCAAGTACAACAGCGGCGGTGTTACGTGCAGGTATACCATCAGTGACCTTACCATTTTTTGCAGACCAACCAATTTGGGGTGAAAAGTTAACCCGACTGGGAGTCAGCCCACCACCAATCCCGTATAAAAAATTGTCTACTGAAACTTTGGCGGAGGCTATTGAAGTTGTACTAAGCGATGAGGTGATGAAGAAGAAAGCCCAAGAGTTAGGCCAGAAGATAAGGGGTGAAGATGGTGTAGCAAATGCTGTTAAAGCATTCCATCGACATTTGGGGTTATTGCAGGATGAGTAA
- a CDS encoding POTRA domain-containing protein: protein MTNKFPRKIAVLGVFFMLNAVVSKPLKAQVTPPSPTIPQVIPRDVQPPSNAPLQPQEPQQPPPSPQLLAPSTPAPTPDEQFPSNTSGTFIVKKFEVVGSTVFSQQELAKVLEEFTNRPISLDELYLARKKISDLYISKGYIRCGAYIPPQKIRSGFARIQVVETQLSDIQIVGTQRLNKNYIRSRIATGNNGPLNQQRLLRSLQLLKLDPLIQNLSANLQTGDAPDEIRLVVDVVEAKTFSTQITLDNAR, encoded by the coding sequence ATGACCAATAAGTTCCCTAGAAAGATTGCGGTTCTGGGTGTGTTTTTTATGCTTAATGCCGTAGTTTCCAAACCTTTGAAAGCACAGGTGACTCCACCCTCCCCAACAATTCCACAAGTCATACCTAGAGATGTTCAGCCGCCTTCAAATGCCCCTCTCCAACCCCAGGAGCCACAGCAACCCCCTCCTTCTCCACAACTACTGGCTCCTTCTACTCCTGCTCCCACTCCTGATGAACAATTTCCTAGCAATACTTCTGGAACTTTCATTGTGAAAAAATTTGAAGTTGTTGGCAGCACAGTTTTCAGTCAACAAGAGTTAGCTAAAGTTCTTGAAGAATTCACTAATCGCCCTATCTCACTCGATGAACTATATTTAGCTCGAAAGAAAATCAGTGACCTATATATTAGCAAAGGTTACATTCGTTGTGGTGCTTATATTCCACCTCAAAAAATCCGTTCTGGTTTTGCCAGAATACAGGTAGTCGAAACTCAACTAAGTGATATCCAGATTGTAGGTACGCAACGCCTAAATAAGAATTATATTCGTAGTCGTATAGCAACAGGAAATAATGGCCCTCTCAATCAACAGCGGTTGCTAAGGTCATTGCAACTGTTGAAGCTCGATCCTTTGATTCAAAACTTATCTGCTAATTTACAAACTGGAGATGCTCCTGATGAGATTAGGCTAGTTGTAGACGTTGTTGAGGCAAAAACATTCAGCACTCAAATTACTTTAGATAATGCACGTTAG
- a CDS encoding ShlB/FhaC/HecB family hemolysin secretion/activation protein, with translation MGSFQRRLQVNEANLLGLGDSLSVGYSNTDGSNIFNVGYTLPINPQNGTLSFNYGTAQGSVIEHPFNILNIKSASRYYELTFRQPIVQKYEQEFALGFTASRRESEASYIPLEERVPFTQLGSDEQGRTRGSVLRFFQEWTSRDNHQILAVRSQFNLGIGAFNATVNQDAPDSRFFSWQGQAQWVRLLAPDTLLLVRFNTQLATTSVGPIEQFGVGGIESVRGYRQDLLLADNGAFASAEIQLPVLRVLNNNGVLHFSAFTELGVAWNNSDSENVNTNNPDTLASVGLGLRWSMGNRLTARLDWSIPLVEVDQPDRTWQENGIYFFLQYNAF, from the coding sequence GTGGGCAGCTTCCAACGCCGACTACAAGTTAACGAAGCCAACTTGCTGGGGCTAGGAGATAGCCTGAGCGTCGGTTACAGCAATACCGATGGAAGTAACATTTTTAATGTAGGCTACACACTACCAATCAATCCCCAAAACGGGACACTCTCTTTTAATTACGGTACAGCACAAGGTAGTGTCATTGAACATCCTTTCAATATTTTAAATATTAAATCAGCTTCCCGCTATTATGAACTGACATTCCGCCAGCCTATAGTCCAAAAGTACGAACAAGAATTTGCTCTTGGTTTTACTGCCTCTCGCCGCGAAAGTGAAGCAAGTTATATTCCATTAGAAGAACGGGTTCCTTTTACTCAACTAGGCTCTGATGAGCAAGGACGTACTAGAGGATCAGTATTACGATTTTTTCAAGAGTGGACTAGTCGTGACAACCACCAAATCCTTGCGGTGCGATCGCAATTTAACCTCGGTATTGGTGCGTTCAACGCCACAGTTAATCAAGATGCTCCTGATAGTCGTTTCTTTTCTTGGCAAGGGCAGGCACAGTGGGTACGATTATTAGCTCCTGATACTCTATTGTTAGTCCGCTTCAATACTCAATTAGCAACTACTTCAGTCGGACCTATAGAACAGTTCGGTGTAGGTGGGATTGAAAGTGTACGTGGTTATCGTCAAGATTTACTATTAGCTGATAATGGTGCTTTTGCATCCGCCGAAATTCAACTTCCAGTACTTCGCGTACTCAATAACAACGGAGTATTGCATTTCAGCGCTTTCACTGAATTAGGTGTTGCTTGGAATAACTCAGATAGTGAAAATGTTAACACCAACAACCCTGATACTTTAGCTTCAGTTGGACTGGGATTGCGCTGGTCGATGGGCAATCGCTTAACTGCTCGTCTTGACTGGAGTATTCCTTTGGTAGAAGTTGACCAACCAGATAGAACATGGCAGGAAAATGGGATTTACTTCTTTTTACAGTACAATGCTTTTTGA
- a CDS encoding ferritin-like domain-containing protein: MNLLTYIMHLAGTGAATYYISTQIRDSKTRPNVLAGLQLSEASSVPFLSLLSERAAKEGNTWLAEKLAKHALDETKHSRIFAHALKQMNKQAVEDQPHLEAESTSKQKPSPFFLAYFDGYTLEELKPTVINWDVFLGSTYILELDSSKDYKTMAKVLPENELSTRNLKKGLLSIAEDEASHAAYLYEGMMQRMSINQVQKLVDDWRIRKVNSIFRMATSVFQNDNNARSISQDIEIIKNT; encoded by the coding sequence ATGAATCTCTTGACATATATTATGCATTTGGCAGGCACAGGAGCGGCTACTTATTATATTTCAACTCAAATCCGAGACTCAAAAACGCGCCCTAATGTTTTAGCAGGCTTACAACTATCAGAGGCTAGTTCCGTACCATTTTTATCTTTACTCAGTGAACGTGCAGCTAAAGAAGGGAATACATGGTTAGCAGAAAAACTTGCAAAACACGCTTTAGATGAAACTAAGCACAGTCGGATTTTTGCACACGCTTTAAAGCAAATGAATAAACAAGCAGTTGAGGATCAACCTCACCTTGAAGCTGAATCTACTAGCAAACAAAAACCTAGTCCTTTTTTTCTAGCATATTTTGATGGATACACTTTAGAAGAACTCAAGCCTACAGTCATTAACTGGGATGTATTTCTTGGTAGTACATATATATTAGAATTGGATTCTAGTAAAGATTACAAAACAATGGCAAAAGTTTTGCCGGAGAATGAATTGAGTACTCGGAATTTAAAAAAGGGACTGTTAAGTATAGCTGAAGATGAAGCTAGCCATGCAGCTTATCTCTATGAAGGAATGATGCAACGAATGTCTATTAATCAAGTACAAAAACTTGTAGATGATTGGCGTATTCGCAAGGTAAACTCTATCTTCAGGATGGCTACTAGTGTTTTCCAAAATGACAATAATGCCCGTTCAATATCTCAAGATATCGAGATAATAAAAAATACCTGA
- a CDS encoding filamentous hemagglutinin N-terminal domain-containing protein: protein MKNKHYSSIKIVVISTFIHCLTIFSCKAQIIPDTTLPQNTTTNLKKNTIVIEGGSQSGNNLFHSFIEFSITKDNTVFFNNATNIQNIISRVTGSSTSNIDGLIRANGTANLFLINPNGIVFGQNARLDIGGSFVGSTASSINFSNGFRFSARNPQTKPLLTISVPSELQFEGSTARIEVKGTGHIFEDSDFRIPLDASEFANGLQVNPGKTLALIGGDILLDGGIISNRDGRIELRSINQGILNIEQENNKLFFNDEKNLLLNNIVFRNNSLVFVNSYQGKGNTINVQGRNIEILSGSSIFSQNHGNKIDGEIRFNVSNNLEIKDSTPLSLSSIFTSNFGNTPGENIQITANKINIEGSQIATTTFGEALGGNVILKANDLRSAGSIPSSVNPLGYGGINSFSYNSGSGGDITAKIRNVIIENNGTFTTSSVSYGQGGSLNLTSENIIIKNGGTLGSATYGKGNGGDVLVNTENLKLTGESILQSSSVTAITQGYGDAGNLAINTLNLFVQEGGSINTDTFAYGNAGDININAFNSIKVSGIGSTLKNLSSITSAADISSNEIIRIIYNLPPIPFGNAGSITLNTPNFNVANGAIVSVINNGLGNAGKVQINTNTTRVTNQGAIAAITAVGQGGDIGINSKAVYLQDSYISATAGTQGTNGDGGNINVNTDILTAMGNSSITANAYKGRGGNIQINAQGLFASRDSQFTASSQLGINGKVEFNISNENVVPAKAVPLTIQLDPEITSACQGRAGTAGTSEFVIIGTGSAPRYFVSETSKNSGWYGNPVRVSADNNLEQQSSPSKKVRPIVEAQSVLIEPSGDVNLLASPNQLAAVAEASPERFCLTTDSKPASASTLFP from the coding sequence ATGAAAAACAAACATTACTCTTCTATAAAAATTGTTGTAATATCAACATTTATTCATTGCTTGACTATCTTTTCATGTAAAGCTCAGATAATTCCAGATACAACATTACCCCAAAATACTACTACAAACCTGAAGAAAAATACCATTGTTATTGAAGGAGGTAGTCAATCAGGAAACAATCTGTTTCACAGCTTTATAGAATTCTCTATAACAAAAGATAACACTGTTTTTTTTAACAATGCTACAAATATTCAAAACATTATTAGTAGAGTCACTGGTAGCTCTACTTCTAATATCGATGGATTGATCCGTGCTAATGGCACTGCTAACTTATTTTTGATCAATCCGAATGGAATTGTTTTTGGTCAAAATGCACGTTTAGATATTGGTGGCTCGTTTGTTGGTAGTACTGCAAGTAGTATTAACTTTAGTAATGGCTTTCGGTTTAGTGCTAGAAATCCACAAACTAAACCTTTATTGACTATTAGTGTACCTAGCGAACTTCAGTTTGAAGGAAGTACTGCAAGAATTGAAGTTAAGGGTACAGGACATATTTTTGAAGATTCTGATTTTAGAATTCCTCTAGATGCTAGCGAGTTTGCTAATGGTTTACAAGTTAATCCTGGTAAAACTTTAGCTTTGATAGGAGGAGATATTTTGTTAGACGGAGGTATTATTAGTAATCGTGATGGAAGAATTGAACTAAGAAGTATTAATCAAGGAATACTCAATATTGAACAGGAGAATAATAAATTATTTTTTAATGATGAAAAAAATCTATTATTAAATAATATTGTTTTCCGTAATAACTCTCTAGTCTTTGTTAACAGCTATCAGGGTAAAGGTAACACTATTAATGTACAAGGACGTAATATAGAAATATTAAGTGGTTCCTCAATCTTTAGTCAAAATCATGGGAACAAAATAGATGGAGAAATTAGGTTTAATGTTTCTAATAATTTAGAGATTAAAGATTCAACTCCATTAAGTTTAAGTTCTATCTTTACGAGCAATTTTGGAAATACACCTGGGGAAAATATTCAAATTACAGCAAATAAAATTAACATTGAAGGATCACAAATAGCCACAACTACCTTTGGTGAAGCATTAGGTGGCAATGTAATATTAAAAGCTAATGATTTAAGGAGTGCTGGTTCTATTCCATCGTCTGTCAATCCCTTGGGATACGGAGGTATTAACAGCTTCAGTTATAATTCTGGATCTGGAGGAGATATAACTGCAAAAATAAGAAATGTAATTATAGAAAATAATGGAACTTTTACTACAAGTTCTGTCTCCTACGGACAAGGCGGAAGCTTAAATCTAACTTCAGAAAATATAATTATTAAAAATGGAGGCACTTTAGGATCTGCTACTTATGGTAAAGGTAATGGTGGCGATGTTTTAGTAAACACAGAAAATTTAAAATTAACAGGAGAGTCAATACTTCAATCTAGTTCAGTCACTGCTATTACTCAAGGGTATGGTGATGCAGGAAATCTTGCTATTAATACGTTAAACTTGTTTGTTCAAGAAGGCGGAAGTATAAATACAGATACATTTGCTTACGGTAATGCTGGTGATATAAATATTAACGCTTTTAATTCAATAAAAGTTTCAGGGATCGGTTCAACCTTAAAAAACCTTAGCTCCATAACCTCAGCAGCAGATATTTCATCAAATGAGATTATACGGATAATATATAATTTACCGCCAATTCCTTTTGGAAATGCAGGAAGTATAACTCTAAATACGCCCAACTTTAATGTTGCTAATGGCGCTATAGTCAGCGTTATAAATAATGGCTTAGGCAATGCAGGGAAAGTCCAAATTAATACCAATACTACTCGCGTCACAAATCAAGGGGCTATTGCTGCAATTACTGCTGTTGGGCAGGGAGGTGACATTGGTATCAACTCTAAAGCGGTCTACCTACAAGACAGTTATATATCTGCAACTGCTGGTACACAAGGAACTAATGGTGATGGTGGAAACATCAACGTCAACACAGATATCCTAACTGCTATGGGAAACAGTAGTATCACAGCTAATGCTTACAAAGGGCGTGGTGGGAACATTCAGATTAATGCTCAAGGATTATTTGCTTCTCGCGATAGCCAATTTACAGCTAGTTCTCAATTAGGAATTAATGGCAAGGTTGAATTTAACATTTCAAATGAGAATGTTGTACCTGCCAAAGCAGTACCTCTAACAATTCAACTAGATCCTGAAATTACTTCAGCTTGCCAAGGACGTGCAGGTACAGCAGGAACCAGTGAATTTGTAATTATTGGGACTGGTAGCGCCCCACGTTACTTTGTCAGTGAAACTTCTAAAAATAGTGGATGGTACGGTAACCCGGTTAGAGTTTCAGCAGATAACAATTTAGAGCAACAAAGCTCGCCAAGTAAAAAAGTTCGGCCAATTGTGGAAGCTCAATCAGTACTGATAGAACCATCAGGAGATGTCAATTTATTAGCATCTCCTAATCAACTAGCTGCTGTGGCTGAAGCATCGCCTGAGAGATTTTGCTTGACTACAGACTCTAAACCAGCTTCTGCATCAACATTATTCCCATAA